Below is a window of Acidobacteriota bacterium DNA.
CTCCCGTCGGACCTCATTCCCGACCAACCGTGGGCCTATCGAGTGGCGTCGATCATGCGTACCAATGCGGAATTCCTCGGGACCACATTTGCGAGTTGTGATCTCGGCAGGGTTTCCTACTTGCCGACTGCTCGCCCTCGTCATCTGGAACCCGGGAGGGTGTTCCGGGAGGTCGACGTGACGACCGAATTCGTCTGTGAGGCTCGTCGTCATCTGGTCACCGTCTCGCTGAAACGGGTTGATGGACAGATGACGCTAACGGGGCCCCGCGGCCTGGTTTCCGGTCGGGTCCAGTGGTGGAACGACAAGCTCCGTTCGGGGTCGTAGGTCGCCCTACACGGCTGCCAGCACCTCTTCCAGGGCGTTGATTTCGTCGGAGAGCCGCTGCAGGAGTTCCTGCGTCCGCTCGCGCTGCCCGTCGCGACCTGCTTGCTCGATGCGTGCCGCGACATCGGCGGCCTGGGGTGCCGAGATATTCAACAACGCGCCCTTGAGCGTATGGGCGGTCCGTTGGAGGGTCACCAGGTCGTCGCGTTCGGAAGCCTCACGGACACCCTGTAGCATCTTCGGGCTTTCGCCGAGGAACAACTGGATGATGTCGCCGAGCAGCTCGGCATCACCCCCGAGACGGTCTAGCATCTCTTCACGGTCGAAGATCGCGCTCATCGAAGCCTCCCACATCGTTGCCGACGTGGAAAACGTAGGTTCGAGCCGGACCCGACGCCAGCACTGGCGAGATTACGACGCCTTGGCGAAGTTTTCCGCGACCACGTCCCAGTTGACCACATTCCAGAATGCCTTCACATAGTCAGGGCGCCGATTCTGATAGTTGAGGTAATAGGCGTGCTCCCAGACGTCCAGCCCCAGGATCGGCTTGCCGCCGTCCATGACAGGGGTGTCCTGATTGGCCGACGAGACGACCTCCAGACCCTTGCCGGCGACGTTCAACCAGGCCCAGCCGGAACCGAATCGAGTGGCCGCCGCCTGGGCGAACCGGGTCTTGAACTCATCGAGGGATCCGAAGCTGCTGTCGATCGCGGCCGCCAACGCACCCGAAGGCGCCGTGGCACCACCCGGCTGCATGACCGTCCAGAACATCGAATGGTTGAGATGGCCGCCACCGTTATTACGCACGGCGGTTCGAATCGCGTTGGGGACGGACGCAAGGTCACCGACCAGTTCCGTGATGGAGTGGGCTTGGAGGTCGCCGTGACCGTCGAGAGCCTTGTTCAGGTTGGCCACATACGCCGCGTGATGCTTGCCGTGGTGGATTTCCATGGTCCGGGCGTCGATGTGGGGTTCAAGTGCGTTGAAGTCATACGGTAGGGCTGG
It encodes the following:
- a CDS encoding superoxide dismutase, with translation MAHELPALPYDFNALEPHIDARTMEIHHGKHHAAYVANLNKALDGHGDLQAHSITELVGDLASVPNAIRTAVRNNGGGHLNHSMFWTVMQPGGATAPSGALAAAIDSSFGSLDEFKTRFAQAAATRFGSGWAWLNVAGKGLEVVSSANQDTPVMDGGKPILGLDVWEHAYYLNYQNRRPDYVKAFWNVVNWDVVAENFAKAS
- a CDS encoding Hpt domain-containing protein codes for the protein MSAIFDREEMLDRLGGDAELLGDIIQLFLGESPKMLQGVREASERDDLVTLQRTAHTLKGALLNISAPQAADVAARIEQAGRDGQRERTQELLQRLSDEINALEEVLAAV